The stretch of DNA TGCTATCGCAGCTGCAAATTCAGGACCGGAAAATATGGAACCAGCCCGGCAGGCGGGACTGGTTTTTGGCATGATCAATACGCATTTCGATCCTGAGTCTCCTGTTCCCGGGACCTTTCTGAATTATCTCCGTCCAGAAAGCCAGGATTTCACCGCTTTTGCCAAAGCGCTCATCGCTTTCACGGAAACGCAGACCGGTTTTCGCAAGGCCTGCGAGGTCATACCGTTCACCAAACTGCAGGAAACATTCCTGGATTGTGCCATGGCCTTCCTGAGGGGGACAGTCTATCTGAGCATACATGACAGCAGGCAGCTGGACATATACCTTCCCCCGGACAAGGCGCCTGACCTGAAAAAGCTGGCCAGCTTTGTGGACATGCTGGAAAGCCCGGATAATCCAATACCAACACCCGGCATAGAACAGGAAATACCAGCGCTCCGGAGAGCCCTGCGGGCCCTTGGCAAGGCCCATGCTGCGTATCACCGCTCTGCCCTGGGCCAGGCTGGTCATCCTGTCCCTGCATCCTTGCTGGACCCCCTGAAAGGCTCCACAATCACAAGAAACATGATCGGAAATTTCGCGGAAGGTCTTGAGAAATTCAGGAGAGATATTCTGGAATTTAAACTGCAGTCCCTGGAGAAAGACTTTGCTTTTGGAACGCTGAAAACCCTTTTCCTGGAAACGGCCAAAGAATATCTGGCCCAGGAAAATCCCGTCAGAGAACAAGGACAGGCCATTGCCCTGATTGCCAATCTTCCGGCCCTGCGACAGTATGTGACTGCTCCTGTGGAGGGGGATCCTGGCTATCAGGGCCAGGAACAGGACAGGCGCCTTGTCCGCGCGGGGCTGGATGCCATTGAGTATGCCGCGCAGGCCTATGGCCCGGCAGACCTGGTTCCCTCACAGCTGGCCATACACCTGATGGAAAAAGCTTATCTCCACACCTTGAACACACCCGTCGTCCTTGATACCGGACTGGCCAACTTCGCCAGCGAACTCCAGGCGGTAGCGGCTCCTGACGTGCAGGCAATCGAGGCAGGCACAAATGCGGCAGGCCGGCGGGTCTGGTCCGTTCCGGCCGCGGCCTGATCAAACTCCTGATCTGTATATAAAAAGACCCGGACCTCTCCCGGGTCTTTTTTTGCCTGCGGATCCGGCATTTTCCTTTTTCCACGTCTCCGGCACAGTGGTATCATGGAAGGCATGGTACCGGGAAAGTGCAGGACGTCATGATCCGTCAGTATGAACTGGTCGAGCGCGTCAAGGCCTATGATCCGTCGGCGGACGAGGCGCTGCTGAACCGCGCCTATGTTTTTTCCATGAAGGCCCACGGGGCGCAGACCCGCGCCTCGGGCGATCCCTATTTCTCCCACCCGCTGGAGGTGGCGGGGATCCTGACCCAGATGAAGCTGGACAGCGCGTCCATCATCACGGCCCTGCTGCACGACACGGTCGAGGATACGCTGGCGACGCCGGAGGAGATCGAACGCCTGTTTGGCCCCGAGATTGCAAAGCTTGTGGAGGGGGTGACCAAGCTGTCGCGCATCGAGATGCAGGGGGAACAGGCCAAACAGGCGGAAAACTTCCGCAAGCTGGTCCTGGCCATGTCCGAGGATATCCGCGTCCTGCTGGTCAAGCTGGCGGACCGGCTGCATAACATGCGGACCCTCCACCACATCCAGAACCCGGACAAGCGAAAGCGCATCGCCCGGGAGACGCTTGACATCTATGCCCCGCTGGCCGAGCGCATCGGTATCCACCGCATGAAGGACGAGCTGGAGGATCTGGCCTTCCAGCACCTGAACCCCGACGCGCGGGACAGCATCGTCTCCCGCCTCTCGTTCCTGCGGGCCGAGGGCAACAACGTGGTCCAGAAGGTGGTGGACGAGCTGGGAAAGACCCTCGCGGCACAGGGGGTCGAGGGCACGGTGACCGGGCGGGAAAAGGCCCCCTGGTCCATCTGGACGAAAATGCAGCACAAGGACGTGGCGTTCGAGCAGCTGTCGGACATCATGGCCTTTCGCATCATCGTCCCGTCCATCGAGCAGTGCTATCAGGCCCTGGGGATCATCCACGCCCGCTATCCCGTGATTCCGGGCCGCTTCAAGGACTATATTTCCACGCCCAAGCCCAACGGCTATCGCAGTATCCACACCTGCGTCATCGGGCCCGAGCGCCAGCGCATCGAGATCCAGATCCGCACCCGCGACATGCACGAGATCGCCGAGCTGGGGGTTGCCGCCCACTGGGCCTACAAGCAGAAGGACCACAAGGCCGACGGACGCCAGTACCGCTGGCTGCGCGAGCTTCTGGACATCCTGGAGCACGCCCAGAAACCGGAAGAATTCCTGGAACACACCAAGATGGAGCTGTTCCAGGACCAGGTGTTCTGCTTCTCCCCCAAGGGTGATCTGATCGCCCTGCCCCGCGGCGCGTGCCCCGTGGACTTTGCCTATGCGGTCCACTCGGGCATCGGTGACACCTGTGTAGGCGCCAAGGTCAACGGCCGTATGGTCCCCCTGCGGACCGAGCTGCACAACGGCGACCAGGTGGAGATTGTCACCTCGAAAACCCAGACCCCCTCCCCCACCTGGGAACGGTTCGTGGTTACCGGCAAGGCCAAGGCCTGTATCCGCCGGTTTATCCGCACCCAGCAGCGCACGGAATACATTGGCCTCGGCAAGGCCATGCTGCAGAAAATGTTCCGCCACGAAGGATACGAATTCACGGACAAGGCCATTGAAGGTATCCTGCGCAATTTCCAGGCCACCTCGGCGGATGATGTCTATGCCCACGTGGGATCAGGCCTGCACTCGGCCCGCGAGGTGTTCAACGCAGTCTTCCCGGGCCACCGGTCGCATGAGCCGGAAAAACCTGCCGCGCCGGAGCCATCACCCTCCGGCAAAAAGGACAGGAGTCAGGATACGGCAGGCGGCAAGGGAAGCCCGGTTGCCATCCGGGGCCTTATCCCCGGCATGGCAATCCATTACGCCCGCTGCTGCCATCCCCTGCCGGGCGACAGGATTGTGGGCATTGTCACAACCGGACGGGGCGTGACCATCCATACCATCGACTGCGAGACAC from Pseudomonadota bacterium encodes:
- a CDS encoding bifunctional (p)ppGpp synthetase/guanosine-3',5'-bis(diphosphate) 3'-pyrophosphohydrolase; this encodes MIRQYELVERVKAYDPSADEALLNRAYVFSMKAHGAQTRASGDPYFSHPLEVAGILTQMKLDSASIITALLHDTVEDTLATPEEIERLFGPEIAKLVEGVTKLSRIEMQGEQAKQAENFRKLVLAMSEDIRVLLVKLADRLHNMRTLHHIQNPDKRKRIARETLDIYAPLAERIGIHRMKDELEDLAFQHLNPDARDSIVSRLSFLRAEGNNVVQKVVDELGKTLAAQGVEGTVTGREKAPWSIWTKMQHKDVAFEQLSDIMAFRIIVPSIEQCYQALGIIHARYPVIPGRFKDYISTPKPNGYRSIHTCVIGPERQRIEIQIRTRDMHEIAELGVAAHWAYKQKDHKADGRQYRWLRELLDILEHAQKPEEFLEHTKMELFQDQVFCFSPKGDLIALPRGACPVDFAYAVHSGIGDTCVGAKVNGRMVPLRTELHNGDQVEIVTSKTQTPSPTWERFVVTGKAKACIRRFIRTQQRTEYIGLGKAMLQKMFRHEGYEFTDKAIEGILRNFQATSADDVYAHVGSGLHSAREVFNAVFPGHRSHEPEKPAAPEPSPSGKKDRSQDTAGGKGSPVAIRGLIPGMAIHYARCCHPLPGDRIVGIVTTGRGVTIHTIDCETLENFAETPERWIDVGWDVPSDAQAASHVGRLDVVLANEPGSLGTLSVVVGKNGGNITNLKITSRSTDFYDILVDVDVKDVRHLANIVAALRATPVINSVERVRGR